GTCGCGGTGCACGATCCCCTGCGCGTGGGCGTAGCCGAGGGCGCGGGCGAGGTCGCGCAGCGCGGTCACCGCGCTCGCGTCGTCGTACCGGCCGCGGGCGAGGCGGTCGCGGAGGCTCTCCCCGGGGACGAACTCCATCACGAAGTACAGCAGCCCCTCCGTCTCGCCCGCCGCGTGCACGGCCACGATGTTCGGGTGCCGCAGCCGCGCCACCGTGCGCGCCTCGCGCAGGAACCGCTCGCGGAGCGCGGTCGACGCGGCGAGATCCGAGGAGATGACCTTGATGGCGACCCGCCGGTCGAGCGTCACGTCGCGCCCGAGGTAGACGCTCCCCATCCCTCCCTGCCCGAGCAGCCGCTCCACCTCGTAGCTCCCGGCGAGCGCGCGACGGAGCGCCTCGAGGGCGTGCAGCTCCGGATCGAGCGGGGCGGGGGTGCCGTGCGGGGGAGACGACTGGCCGGAGGGGGGGCTGCTCATGGGGGCAATGTGGAACTCATGACGGCGACCTGGCAACGGCGGTGGGGCGTACGGCTGTCGACTTTTCTGGACTAAAGAAACTCCTGGTGCCATCGTAGGCCGTCCCTCGCCCTCCGGAATCCTCCGGACCCCGCCCACCGACCCTCCGATGAAGAACCGCTGGCTCCGCCGACTCGCCTACGCGCTCGGCGGCCTCCTGACCGTCGTCGCCGCGCTCGTCGTCGCCATCTACGGCGTGACGTGGGCGCGCACCGGCAGGACTTTCCAGGTCGCCGCGACCCCGGTACCGGTCGCGCACGACTCGGCCACGCGCGCCCGCGGCGAGCACCTCGTGACGGCGATCGGGAAATGCGCCGAGTGCCACGGATCGGACTACGCCGGCAAGGTGTTCGTCGACGATCCCGCGCTCGGCCGCGTGGTGGCGCGGAACCTCACGCCCGGCGGCGACGTCGCGCGCTACAGCGACGCCGAGTTCGCACGGGCCATCCGGCACGGCGTGCGGAAGAACGGCCAGGGGCTGCTCATCATGCCGTCGAGCGACTACGCCTCGTTCTCGGACGAGGACGTCGGCGCGGTGATCGCCTATCTGCGGTCGCTGCCGCCGGTGGCGAAGCCGCTACCCGCCACGGAGCTGCACTTCCTCGCGCGCGCGCTGTGGGCGAGCGGCCAGCTCCCGCTCATGGACGCCCTGCGGATGGATCACGCGAAGCGGGCGCCCGAGCGGGTGGCGGTGGCGCCGACGGCGGAGTACGGGCACTACCTTGCGGACGTGGGCGGCTGCACGGGGTGCCACGGCCCCGGGCTGTCCGGCGGAAAGATCCCGGGCACCCCGCCCGACTGGCGGCCGGCGGCGAACCTCACGCCGGCGGGCAATCTCGGGAAGTGGACGTACGACGACTTCACGCGCGCGCTCCGCACCGGCCGCCGCCCCGACGGCTCGCCGATCGACTCCATCATGCCGTGGAAGGCGACGGCGAAGATGACCGACGACGAGATCCAGGCCGTCTACGCGTTCCTGAAGACGGTGCCGGCGAAGCCGTTCGGCAACCGGTGAGACCTGCTGCGCAGCCACCCACAGGAGTCCTCCGATGCTCGCACTCGTACCGCTGCTCGTCGTCGCGCTCATCGTGCTGTTCGTCGCCACGAACAGCTTCAAGATCGTCGGCCAGGCCGAGGTCATGGTGATCGAGCGGCTCGGGCGCTTTCACCGGATCGCGCACTCCGGCTTCAACGTGCTCATCCCGTTCGTGGAGCGGCCGCGCGCGATCGACGTGCGGTACGCGACGACGGACGTCTCGGGGATGAAGAAGATCACCGCCGGCACCACGTCGCGCATCGATCTGCGCGAGCAGGTGCTGAACTTCCCGAGCCAGCCGGTGATCACGAAGGACAACGTCACGATCGACATCGACGCGGTGCTGTACTACCGCATCGCCGATCCGCAGAAGGCGACGTACGCGGTGCAGAACCTCCCGTACGCGCTGGAGACGCTGACGAAGACCACGCTGCGCAACATCGTCGGCGAGATCGAGCTCGATCAGACGCTGGCGAGCCGCGACATGATCAACCAGCGCATGCGCGAGGTGATCGAGGAGGCGGCGATCGGCTGGGGCGTCGACGTGACGCGCGTGGAGCTGCAGGCGATCGAGCCACCGCGCGACATCCAGCAGAGCATGGAGCTGCAGATGCGGGCCGAGCGCGAGCGCCGCGCGGCGGTGACGAACGCGGAGGCGAGCAAGCGCGCGGCGGTGCTCGAGGCCGAGGGCCAGCGCGAGGCGGCGATCCGCCGCGCCGAGGGCGACAAGGAGGCCGCCGTGCTGCGTGCACAGGGCGCCGCCGAGGCGCGTCTCGCGATGGCCGATGCCGAGGCGCAGGCGGTGCGCCGCATCGCGCTGTCGCTGCCGAGCGGCGACGCGTCGATGTACCTGCTGGGGCTGAAGTACCTCGACGCGCTGCCGCAGATCGCGCAGGGCAAGGGCTCCACGGTCTTCCTCCCCACCGAGGCGATCGGCGTGATGGGCGCCCTCGGCGGGCTCCGCGAGATGCTGCGCGCGCAGGGTGTGCCGGCGGCGCCGCCGGTCGACGGGCGCCCGGCCGAGGCGCCGCCGGGCGCGCTCCGCTCCCTGCTCGACCCGACCGCGCGGCCGGCCCGCGACGCCGGCGACCGTTAGGCCCTCGTCAGGAACGAATGGCGATCACCCGCGAGCGCGCCGAGCGCATCGCCCGCGCGCACGCCTGCGTGCGCTGTCAGGAGTACAGCTACAAGAAGCTCACCGTCCGCCCGGCCGAGGCGTCGATCCGTCACGAGCTGCACGTGGCGTGGAGCGCACGGCTCGTCTGCGGCGTGTGCGGCACGCACCAGGAGCTGGGGATCGACGACGAGGGGGACATCGTGTACGTCGGGTGAGGCGGCGCTCGCACTTCGGCGCTGTTATGTCGGCGCTGGAAAGGCGGCGCTGATGACGCGTGGTTTCAGCGCCGCCGTATCAGAGCCGCCTCACCAGCGCCGACTCATCAGCGCCGCCTCATCAGAACCTCCACGTCGCGCCCAGCCCCAGCGTGCCGTAGCCGAAGCCGACCTGCCCCTGCACGGCCATCTTGTCCGTCACGAAGTAGCGCACCCCGCCCTGCCCCGCGAACGCCGTCGTGCTCGCGCTCGCGCTGGCCGGCGCGGTGAACGTGCCGTTCCACGACCCGCTGTAGTGCGAGTACACGAGCGCGACGCCGAGGTACGGGTCGATCTTCTTGTTGCTCTCGATCGGGAAGTGGTAGTTGCCGAACAGCTGCACCGGGATGACGGTGTACTTGTACTCGCCGCGCACGCCGGCGGCGCCGAAGCTCTGGCTCCAGCTGTACCAGTCGATGCCGACGCCGCCGGCGATGATCCCCGGCCCGAACGCGCCCGGCTGCGTGAAGCCGCGCTCCGCCTGCCCACCGATCGCGATGGCGCCGTTCAGGTTGCCGAGCCACAGCCGCGGTCCCGCGTACAGGGGACCCGACTGGAACTGTGCGGACGTAGCAGACGCCGCGGATTTACCGGCGGCCGGGGCACCCTGCGCGAGCAGCGGGGCGGCGGCGAGCGCGATGAGAGGGACGGTGGCGGCGACGACGCGGACGACGTTGCGAGCAGCGGTAGGCATGGTGGCGGCTCCCGTGTGAGCGTGGTACCGTTACCCCCGCTTCGTGGCGCGAGGGTCAGCGCCCCGCATTGCGCAGACGCGCGCACAGGACCGTCATGCTCTCTCCCAGTGGCGGCAGGATCCATGGTCTCGCCGACGACGCGAGTGTCTCCTGGACGCTCGATCGCCACGCGCTCGACCACCTGTTCAGCGCCACCTACGAGGAGCTGAAGCGACTCGCCGCGACCGTGCGCCGCGCCGACCCGGCGGCGACGATCAGCCCCACGGCGCTCGTGAACGAGGCGTGGCTCAAGCTCGCCGACTCGCCGGGGCTGCGGATCGCCTCGTCGCTGCACTTCAAGCGGATCGCCGCGCGCGCCATGCGGCAGGTGCTCGTCGAGGCGGCCCGCCGCCGTTTCGCGCGCAAGCGCGGCGGCCGTGACGTCGCCATCGTGACGTTCGAGGACGCCGTCGCCGCCGGCGAGACCGGCGTCGAGGAGCTGCTCGCACTCGACGACGCGCTCGACGAGCTGGCGCGCCTGCACCCACGGCAGGCGACGATGGTCGAGAGCCGCTTCTTCGGCGGCCTCGACGTCGGCGAGACGGCCGAGCTGCTCGGCGTCTCCGAGGCCACCATCCTTCGCGACTGGCGCGCGGCGAAGGCGTGGCTCGCGCACCGCATGCGAGAATCGCGTGACGCGTGACGGATGACGCGTGACGCCTGACCTCCTCGAGGAGGGGGCATGGACGCTCTGCGCTGGGATCGCATCCAGATCGTCTTCCATCACGCCGCTGACCTCCGCGACGCGGAGCGGCACGCGTACCTCGCGCGCGAGTGCGGCGACGACGCCGAGCTGCTCGCCGACGTGCTCACGCTGCTCGAGGAGGACGCGCGCGGCGCGCCGCTGCTCGACGACGGCCGCGACGCACTCGCCGACGTCGCGGGGGTCGTGCTCGACGGCGAGACCGTTGCCACGCTCCCGCTCCACGACTTCGGCCCGTACCACGTCACCTCCGTGCTCGGTGAGGGCGGCATGGGCGTCGTGTACCTCGCCGAGCGCGCGGACCTCGGCAGCCGCGCGGCGGTGAAGATCCTGCGCGACGCGTGGCTCTCGCCGGCGCGGCGCGCGCGCTTCGCCGCGGAGCAGCGCACGCTCGCGCAGCTCAGTCACCCGTCCATCGCGCGGCTGTTCGACGCCGGCACGCTCGCCGACGGCACGCCGTGGTTCGTCATGGAGTACGTCGCCGGCGCGCCGCTCACCGCGTACTGCGACGAGCACGCGCTGTCGGTGACGGAGCGGCTGCGGCTGTTCCGCGACGTGTGCGAGGCCGTGCAGCACGCGCACCGCCACGCCGTGCTGCACCGCGACCTGAAGCCGTCGAACATCCTCGTGTCCGCCGACGGCGCGGTGAAGCTGCTCGACTTCGGCATCGCGAAGCACCTCGAGGGCGCCGGTGCGGAGGACCAGACGCGCACGGGGCTGCGCATGCTCACGCCGGCCTACGCCGCCCCCGAGCAGCTCCGCGGCGACCGACTCGGCGTGCACACGGACGTGTACGCGCTCGGCGTCATCCTCTACCAGCTGCTCGCGGGCCGGCTGCCGTTCGACCTCTCGAATCGTACGCCGGGCGAGGCGGAGACGCTGCTCCTCGAGGCCGAGCCCGAGCGGCCGTCGGCAGTGGCGCGGCGCGCGCCTAACGATTCGTCGGTGCGCGGCGTCGGGCGCTCGGCGTGGGCCGACCTCGACGTGCTGTGCCTCACGGCGATGCACAAGGACGTGGCGCGGCGCTACGGGACGGTGGACGCGCTCGTCCGCGACGTCGACCACTTCCTGCGCGGCGAGCCGCTCGAGGCGCGCGCCGACACGCTGCGCTACACGCTCGGCAAGTTCCTGCGGCGTCACTGGCGTCCGGTGTCGGCGGCCGCCGCGGTGCTCGTCGTCGTGGTCACGCTGGTCGCGTTCTACACCGTGCGCCTCGCCGCGGCGCGCAACGCGGCGGTCGACGAGGCGGCGCGCACGCAGCGCATCCAGCGGTTCATGCTCGGCGTCTTCGAGGGCGGCGATCCCGACGAGGGGCCAGCCGATTCGCTGCGCGTGATCACGCTGCTCGACCAGGGCGTGCAGCAGGCAGCGAGCCTCGGCGCCGAGCCCGCGGTGCAGGCGGAGCTCTACGGCACGCTGGGCGGCATCTACCAGAAGCTGGGCCGCCTCGACCGCGCCGACACGCTCCTCACCCGCGCGCTCGCGCGCCGCCGCGCGATCCGCGGCCCGGAGCACCCCGAGGTGGCCGCGAGCCTCGTGGCGTTAGGGCTCCTGCGCGTCGACCAGGCGCGCGTGGCGGACGGCGAGAAGCTGATCCGCGACGGCCTCGCGATGACGCGGCGGTTGCGCCCCGCCGGGCACCCGGAGATCGCGGGCGCGACGGTCGCGCTCGGGCGCGCGCTGCAGGCGCGCGGCGCGTTCGACGACGCCATCCGCGCGCTCGACGACGCCGTACGGATGCAGTCGGCGTCGGGCGGCATGACGCGCGAGCTGGCCGTGACGCTCAACGTGCTCGCCGTCTCGCATCTCTACGCGGGGCACTTCGCCACCGCGGACTCGATCTATCGTCGCGCGCTCGCCACCGACCGTCGACTCTACGGCCTGGGGCACCCGCAGATCGGCACCGACCTGATGGATCTCGCGTCGGTGCACTTCGAGCGCGGCATGTACGCCGAGTCGGAGCGCCTCTACCGCGAGGGCGTGGCGATCTTCGAGCGGTGGTACGGTCCGGAGCATCCACAGACCGCGGGGGCGCTGATGCTGCTCGCGCAGCCGCTCATCAAGCTGCACCGCGTGGACGAGGCGGTGCCGCTGCTGCGGCGCGCGTTGGCGATCCAGGAGCGCGTGTACGGCAAGGTGCACCCGCGGGTCGCCGGCACGCTGAACGCCCTGGGCGCTGCGCTCGCCGAGCAGGGACGGCAGGCCGAGGCCGACGACTACTACGCGCGCACGGCCGACATCTTCCGCGCCGTGTACGGCAACGAGCACTACCTGGTCGGGGCGTCGTTGGGCAACCGCGCCACGACGTTCACGGAGCGCGGCGACAACGCGCGTGCCGAGCAGCTGCTGCGCGACGCGCTCGCCATCTACGCGAAGACGCTCCCGCCCGATCACCTCTACGTCGGCATCGCGCGCATCAAGCTCGGACGCGCGCTGCTCCGTCAGCGGCGCTACGCCGAGTCCACGCGCGAGCTGGAGGCCGGGATCGCGATCGTGTCGAAGGGCTCGGACCCGTCGTCGGCATGGCTCGTGAAAGGGCGCGCCGATCTCGCCGAGGCGAAGGCGGCGCTCGGCAGGCACTGAGAGCGCAGAGCGTAGAGCGCTCTGCGCTCCGCGCTAGATTCTCCCCATGCCTCGGCGCGTCTGCATCGTACTCCTCACAGGGCTCGGCGACGTCGTGCACGGCCTGCCGATCGCCAACGCGCTGAAGGATGCCGGATGGCACGTGACGTGGGTGTCCGAGCCGATGCCGTCGAGCATCCTCGAGCACCATCCGTCGGTCGACACGATCGTGCGCTACCGGCGTCGCGAAGGTGCGCGCGGCGTGCTCGCGCTGCGTCGCGAGCTGCGCGCGGCGCGGCGCGCGGTCGGCGGGTTCGATCTCGCGGTCAACCTCAACGTGTACTTCAAGAGCGTGTGGCCGGTGCTGTTCTCCGGCGCGCCGCATCGACTCGGCTTCGAGCGCGGACGCGCGCGCGACGGGATCTGGCTCGCGACGAACGATCATCTCGCGCCCCGGCCGCGCGCACACACCCAGGACATGTTCCTGGAGTTCCTCGCGCACCTCGAGGTCCCGCACCACCCGCCGTCGATGCCGCGCGACTGGCGCATCGCGTTCTCGCCCGCGGAATGCGCGGCGCAGGCGGCGTTCGTCGCCGAGCGCAGCGGCCGGCCGCTCGCCGCGATCGTCCCCGCGTCGGCGAACGCGGCGAAGGACTGGCGCGCCGAGCGATGGGCGATGGTGGCCGACGGGCTCGTGGAGCGCGGCTTCGAGGTCGCGCTCGTGGGCGGACCGGGCGCGCGCGAGACCGGCGTGGCACGCGCGATCGAGGCGGCGGCGCGCGGGCCGATCACGTGGGCGATGGGCGACGGCGTGCGGCGCGTGGCGTGGATCCTCGAGCGGTGCGCGCTCGTGCTCGCGCCCGACACGGGGCCGCTGCACATCGCGCGCGCGTTAGGCGTGCCGGTGGTCGGGCTGTTCGGGCACACGAACCCGTGGCGCGTGGGCCCGTACCGCGCGTACGAGGATCTCTGGATCGACCGCTACACACCGCCCGGCACGGCGCCCGACCCGTCGAGCTTCGACCCGCCGCCCGACGACCGCATGGCGCTCATCACGCCGGACGACGTGCTCGCAAAGGTGGACGTGGCGATCGCGCGCTACGGCGTGCTGGACGTGAAGCGCGAGGCGTGACTTGCCCTGCCCGGTGCGGCGTGTATCATGGCGCCAACCGGTCTCCGAGGCCCGCGCATGCGCACGAGGCGTCGTCTCTCCCCGCTGCTCGCGGTGCTCTGCCTGGCGCTCCCGCACGGGATGTCCTCGCAGCCGGCGACGCAGCAGCCCGCATCGTCCACCGCGACGGTGGTGCGCGACACCGCGACGCGGCTCGACAGCGCCCCGCGGCGGACGAGCACGACTCCCACGCGTGAGGTCGGTACGCCGACCGGGTTCGAGCGCGCGTTCGGCGTCGTGCTTCTCGTCGGCGCGTTCCTGCTGGCGTTCGGCGGTGAGCTGCTGGACGATCGGCCTGCCGACGTGTCGAGTCAGGTGCGGCGGTGGAGGCGGCTGGCACGCGGCACCGTGACGTTCGTGACCGTGGTGGGCGCCGCCACTCTCGGGACCTTTCTGCTGACCGGCGCGCCGCCCACGCTGCTCGGTGGCCGCGCGCCCGCCGGCGCCGTCTCGTCGCCGCCTAACGTCCTGCCGGCCGCACGCATCACGTCCGACAGCGTGCACGCGGCCGTCGCCCTGCCGCCCATCGCCACGCTCGACGGGTCGGGGCTGGGCTTCGTGTTCGCCGTCGCGGGGGTCCTCGTCGTCGGCGCCGCGGCCTGCTTCGCGCTGTTCGTCGACGCGGCGCGCAGCGACCGTCCGCTCGTCGAGGGACACTGGGGCGGCTTCGGCGGCGGCGCGAGCGGCTGGCGCGTGTCGCCGGCGGTGCTGTTCCTCGTCGGGCTGCTCGCGTTAGGCGCGATGCTCACCGCCTTCGCCACCGCGGCGCTGCGGCCGGCGCCGAACGCCGCCGCGGCGCCGGCCGCCGCGCCGCCGGCGAAAGGCGAATGACCGGGCCTTCCTCGGCCGTCGCCGACCGCCGCCTCACGAGCATCCTCATCCGGCAGCTCCCCGAGCCGCTCGCCGGCACGCAGGCGGCGCCGGAGACCACCGCGGCGCATGCCGAATCGCGCGAGCTGATGCGCCTCGTCGGCGAGCTGTCGCGCTACTGCAAGGCCGAGATCAGCGGGCGCTCGTTCCTCATCGCCGGGCACCGCGGCGCCGGGAAGACCACGCTCGTCGCGGCGGCCGTGGAGCGCGCGACGCGCGCGGCGAGCGGCGTGCGGCCGCTGCTCGTGCCGCTGCACGGTCCCAGCCTGCTGCCGCGCGCGGAGGGCGACGACGCGGCGACCGACGATCTGCGCGGCGTGCTGGAGCAGATCGTGCTCGGCCTGCACCGCGCGCTCGCGACGCATCTCGCGGGCGAGTACCGACGCCGCGTCGTGGAGCGCGTCGAGGCGCTGGCGAAGTGGGAGAAGAACGCGACCTCGCCGCGTGACGCGCGCTCGCGGCGACGCGTGACGCGGTTCGCCGAGCGCCGGCGCGCGGAGCTGCGCGACGCGTTCGAGCTCGCGGCGCAGCTCGAGCTCGAGCTGTTCGAGTCGCCGACGCCGCTGCGTCTCAACGAGTACTGGCGGCGCGGCGGATTCCTCCCGCACGGCGTGGGCTCGGGCGATACGTCCAGCGAGTGGTACTACGCGACATGGTTCGCCGACGGCGTCCCGGCGCGCGACGCGCTCGGCGACCGCGGGCTGCGCGAGCTCGTCGCGCTCGTGAGCGCGAGCCACGCCTACCAGCGCATCTCCGGCACGTTCACGCGGCGCGAGCGGCTCGCCGAGAGCGGACGGCGCCGCGCGCGCGCGGGGTGGAGCGCCGACGCCGCGCGCGCCGTCACGCTGCCGCTCGTGTCGCTCGTCGCGGGCGGCCTCGCGGGCGGCGCGCTGCTCACGTCCACCGATGGCCTGCTCGCGACGTTGGGCGGCATCGCCACCGCGGCCGCCACCGCGGGCACGCTCCGCCTCTCCGTCGACACCGAGCGCACGCGGCGAATGTCGTGGGAGCAGACGTTTCTCCCCGACCTGTCGCGTGCGACGCTCGACCGCGTGATCCCGCTGCTCATCGAGCGCACGCGCGCCGCGGGGCTCGCGCCGGTGTTCGTCGTCGACGAGTTGGACAAGGTCGACGCCGAATCGGGCGACCTCGCGAAGCGGCTGCGCCGCGCGGTGCGTCACCTCAAGAAGCTCGTGGCGGAGAGCGCGTTCTTCTGCTTCCTCACGGACCGCAGCTACTACGAGGAGCTGCTGCGGCTCGATGCGTCGCGCGTGTTCGCCGAGGAGTACACGTTCTACACGCACCGGCTGTTCGTGTCGTACGACATGCTCGCGCTGCACCGGTTCCTCGACAGCGCGCTGTTCGTGGCGCCGGAGGTCGTCGCTTCCACCACGTCGGAGGCGAACAAGATCAAGGACGACGCGGCGGTGCTGCCCTACATCCTGCTGCACCGGTCGCGCGCGCACACCATCGATCTGCACCGCGAGCTGCTGCTCCACCGCGACGCCGAGGGCTACGTCGCGCCGTCGCTCACCGTCGTGCGCGACGGTCCCGCGGGATGGAACGACGTGCGGATCCAAGTCGCGGCCGAGATCGTGCTCGACGGACGCGAGCTGCGGCAGCGCTTCGAGCGCGATCCCGCGTTCCGTCGGCTCGCGCACGACGCCGTGTACTACCTGTCGCGCACGTGGAGGGAGCGCGAGCAGACGGTGGACCTCTCCGACGACGCGCTCTCGCGCTTCGAGGCATATCTGCGGAGCCGCACCGGCGCCGAACGAGGCGGCTCGCGGTGGACGCTCGAGCTGTCGGAGAAGGATCTCGCGCTTCTGTTCCAGGCCGTGCGCAGCCTCGCCGAGATGCTGTCGAACCCCGAGGCATTCCGCGCGCGGCTCGAGGAGCATCAGAACGACTGGGAAGGGCGGACACTCGACCCGCCACCGTACGAGGGCGCGATCTTCGACGCGCTGCAGCTCGACGCCGCGATGCCCGATTCCGAGGGCGTCGTCACGGTGCCGCTGCCGCTCGCGCGCACCGACGGTGACGCGTGGCAGTTCCGATGGGTCTACGACCCCGCGGGCAATGGCGATCCCGAGGAGATCGACCCCGAGTCGCGCTGGCGGCCGTACGCGGCGTTCGCGCGCGAGTTCGAGACGTTCCTCCGCGGGCTCGGCGCGTCGTGACCGTCCCCCCCACACCGCCGCAGGCGGCACCGGCGCCCGGATCGTTAGGCACCGCGCTCCGCGTCGACCGGCGCCGGCCCATCGACTTCGAGCTGCTGTCGACGACGCTGCGCATCCTGGAGACGTCGTCGTCGTGGGGCGAGACGGTGAACGCGATCGCTCGGCTCGCGCGGGCGGCCGAGCGTGGATGGAAGCCCGACAGCCACACCTCCGACGCGACGATCGTGCGCTCGTTCGCCGCGATGCTCGTGCGCACCGGGCCGCTGCTGCGCGACGCGCTCGTGTGCGCGGCGTATGCCGGCGGCGTGCGCGGCGGCGACTCCGCGCGCGTCCGCGCGCGCCACGAGCGGCTGCTGTACGGCCTGCACGCGCTGAGCGACGTGTACAACCTGCGCGACCTGAAGACGGAGGACGCCACGCGCGTCGTCGCCGAGGCGCGGCGCGTGCTCGAGGGGCTGGCCCCGCTCGCGCTGCCGCCGACGGCGCATGCCGCGCCGCCCGCGCTCGTCGCCACGCGCTCGGCGAGGCCGTGGCTCGACCGGCTGCAGCAGGAGATCGATGCCGCGTTCCAGGCTTCCGAGCGGCGGCTGATGGCGCGGTCGCAGGAGCTCGTGGAGCGCGCGTGGGATTCGGCGCGCGGGCGCATCGCGCGCGCGTGGCTCCCGGGCGACACGTCGGAGACGGAGTCGCGCGCGCTCGAGATGTTCGCGTACGTGCTGGGGCTCGGGCCGAGCGGCATGATCGCGCGCGATCCATCGACGATGACCGTGGACCAGTGG
This DNA window, taken from Gemmatirosa kalamazoonensis, encodes the following:
- a CDS encoding c-type cytochrome, which codes for MKNRWLRRLAYALGGLLTVVAALVVAIYGVTWARTGRTFQVAATPVPVAHDSATRARGEHLVTAIGKCAECHGSDYAGKVFVDDPALGRVVARNLTPGGDVARYSDAEFARAIRHGVRKNGQGLLIMPSSDYASFSDEDVGAVIAYLRSLPPVAKPLPATELHFLARALWASGQLPLMDALRMDHAKRAPERVAVAPTAEYGHYLADVGGCTGCHGPGLSGGKIPGTPPDWRPAANLTPAGNLGKWTYDDFTRALRTGRRPDGSPIDSIMPWKATAKMTDDEIQAVYAFLKTVPAKPFGNR
- a CDS encoding SPFH domain-containing protein, whose product is MLALVPLLVVALIVLFVATNSFKIVGQAEVMVIERLGRFHRIAHSGFNVLIPFVERPRAIDVRYATTDVSGMKKITAGTTSRIDLREQVLNFPSQPVITKDNVTIDIDAVLYYRIADPQKATYAVQNLPYALETLTKTTLRNIVGEIELDQTLASRDMINQRMREVIEEAAIGWGVDVTRVELQAIEPPRDIQQSMELQMRAERERRAAVTNAEASKRAAVLEAEGQREAAIRRAEGDKEAAVLRAQGAAEARLAMADAEAQAVRRIALSLPSGDASMYLLGLKYLDALPQIAQGKGSTVFLPTEAIGVMGALGGLREMLRAQGVPAAPPVDGRPAEAPPGALRSLLDPTARPARDAGDR
- a CDS encoding outer membrane protein, which produces MPTAARNVVRVVAATVPLIALAAAPLLAQGAPAAGKSAASATSAQFQSGPLYAGPRLWLGNLNGAIAIGGQAERGFTQPGAFGPGIIAGGVGIDWYSWSQSFGAAGVRGEYKYTVIPVQLFGNYHFPIESNKKIDPYLGVALVYSHYSGSWNGTFTAPASASASTTAFAGQGGVRYFVTDKMAVQGQVGFGYGTLGLGATWRF
- a CDS encoding ECF-type sigma factor, producing MLSPSGGRIHGLADDASVSWTLDRHALDHLFSATYEELKRLAATVRRADPAATISPTALVNEAWLKLADSPGLRIASSLHFKRIAARAMRQVLVEAARRRFARKRGGRDVAIVTFEDAVAAGETGVEELLALDDALDELARLHPRQATMVESRFFGGLDVGETAELLGVSEATILRDWRAAKAWLAHRMRESRDA
- a CDS encoding serine/threonine-protein kinase; the encoded protein is MDALRWDRIQIVFHHAADLRDAERHAYLARECGDDAELLADVLTLLEEDARGAPLLDDGRDALADVAGVVLDGETVATLPLHDFGPYHVTSVLGEGGMGVVYLAERADLGSRAAVKILRDAWLSPARRARFAAEQRTLAQLSHPSIARLFDAGTLADGTPWFVMEYVAGAPLTAYCDEHALSVTERLRLFRDVCEAVQHAHRHAVLHRDLKPSNILVSADGAVKLLDFGIAKHLEGAGAEDQTRTGLRMLTPAYAAPEQLRGDRLGVHTDVYALGVILYQLLAGRLPFDLSNRTPGEAETLLLEAEPERPSAVARRAPNDSSVRGVGRSAWADLDVLCLTAMHKDVARRYGTVDALVRDVDHFLRGEPLEARADTLRYTLGKFLRRHWRPVSAAAAVLVVVVTLVAFYTVRLAAARNAAVDEAARTQRIQRFMLGVFEGGDPDEGPADSLRVITLLDQGVQQAASLGAEPAVQAELYGTLGGIYQKLGRLDRADTLLTRALARRRAIRGPEHPEVAASLVALGLLRVDQARVADGEKLIRDGLAMTRRLRPAGHPEIAGATVALGRALQARGAFDDAIRALDDAVRMQSASGGMTRELAVTLNVLAVSHLYAGHFATADSIYRRALATDRRLYGLGHPQIGTDLMDLASVHFERGMYAESERLYREGVAIFERWYGPEHPQTAGALMLLAQPLIKLHRVDEAVPLLRRALAIQERVYGKVHPRVAGTLNALGAALAEQGRQAEADDYYARTADIFRAVYGNEHYLVGASLGNRATTFTERGDNARAEQLLRDALAIYAKTLPPDHLYVGIARIKLGRALLRQRRYAESTRELEAGIAIVSKGSDPSSAWLVKGRADLAEAKAALGRH
- a CDS encoding glycosyltransferase family 9 protein: MPRRVCIVLLTGLGDVVHGLPIANALKDAGWHVTWVSEPMPSSILEHHPSVDTIVRYRRREGARGVLALRRELRAARRAVGGFDLAVNLNVYFKSVWPVLFSGAPHRLGFERGRARDGIWLATNDHLAPRPRAHTQDMFLEFLAHLEVPHHPPSMPRDWRIAFSPAECAAQAAFVAERSGRPLAAIVPASANAAKDWRAERWAMVADGLVERGFEVALVGGPGARETGVARAIEAAARGPITWAMGDGVRRVAWILERCALVLAPDTGPLHIARALGVPVVGLFGHTNPWRVGPYRAYEDLWIDRYTPPGTAPDPSSFDPPPDDRMALITPDDVLAKVDVAIARYGVLDVKREA